A single region of the Paraburkholderia sp. SOS3 genome encodes:
- a CDS encoding Lrp/AsnC family transcriptional regulator — protein MKLDRYDLAILRILARDGRITKSRLAEEVNLSISPAWERVRRLEEGGLIRGYRADVDWARAFKGSRIIVEVTLARHTAQDMRRFEERIAAASEVVQCHATGGGVDYVLHVMSRDIDHYQRFIDSLLTDELGIERYFTYIVTKVVKNTPGNLPDWADHVASDDT, from the coding sequence ATGAAACTCGACCGCTACGATCTCGCCATTTTGCGCATCCTCGCGCGCGACGGACGCATCACGAAGTCCCGTCTCGCCGAAGAGGTGAATCTGTCGATTTCGCCGGCGTGGGAGCGCGTGCGCCGGCTCGAAGAAGGCGGCCTGATACGTGGCTATCGGGCCGACGTCGACTGGGCGCGTGCGTTCAAGGGCAGCCGCATCATTGTCGAAGTCACGCTGGCGCGGCATACGGCGCAGGATATGCGCCGTTTCGAAGAGCGCATTGCTGCAGCGTCCGAAGTGGTGCAATGCCATGCGACGGGCGGTGGCGTCGACTATGTGCTGCATGTGATGTCGCGCGACATCGACCACTATCAGCGCTTTATCGATTCGCTGCTGACGGACGAACTCGGCATCGAGCGTTATTTCACCTATATCGTGACGAAGGTAGTGAAGAACACGCCGGGGAATTTGCCCGATTGGGCCGATCATGTCGCGTCGGACGACACATAG